A region of Leishmania mexicana MHOM/GT/2001/U1103 complete genome, chromosome 8 DNA encodes the following proteins:
- a CDS encoding putative RNA-binding protein translates to MPPGRGRGSFQSRGGSRHAGGGNRGRGGAAAVAHKSAPARVTRSAVPAFPVVSRGGEPAEPTTSSARLAPLQRTLQRQEPQGSRSTHDDGGDDAPPVAVSARRGPASAGEEESGGFIPPRSQKQQRGRGRAVDRGGCGRGDGGGGARGRGGEGGFPGDRGGFRGRASASSASAFSSRGRGRGGSPYSPHRGGHDSSASHHGEEDHDSDEEAGFDSNAAKSGPRTHVITTVTASGTELPKKLNTKVFIDGLPYTYAAEPGKPTLEEEVLQFASAWKVGKPLRLIKKPGQGFGFLVLQSPNSVSTAVRVLNGRKFLGRTLRVEEPKPKDLEKMKDIGGMKDMGKDSFRRQVLLTDLAKVAQPEIIREVLRDVAPQLEKKLEAIKMTSQNRKAFLTFETEAEVTPAITFLDGFHLLGRRISATKAAAPGSLPYSHGVVRTSHGAGGLAGKSTAAVSPAAGGPAVAEADDDEELTVMPLGLEPAKVASAVTRRCAHVENASASATGAASNVTGRTEKYNLLDDGPKDIYVGNVGEDVTEAMLRQHFAPCGAIRKCEILVHPETHLSIGIAHIEFALPAYAAYAQERYHGSRLRGCVLRVDRGETASGPLVAELPPEEAEEDYDEDVYMERYGVKDKRKYFKGTSVAAAMGADPNADDDEDDGSDIEDALTGRAKNASSKKNGKRERGDAKAAAREPAAAAKRQRTEAPASRAKPAIAVVAANDNDDDDEEHFFDADTVAVAGAGASSRASGQKTVKKIAADKRRSGKGNHKKAKKR, encoded by the coding sequence ATGCCGCCTGGAAGAGGCCGAGGCAGCTTTCAAAGCCGCGGTGGGAGTCGCCATGCTGGTGGCGGCAACCGGGGGCGCgggggtgctgcagcggtagCTCACAAATCCGCCCCTGCGCGAGTGACGCGCTCCGCCGTGCCCGCCTTCCCAGTTGTATCTCGCGGCGGTGAACCCGCTGAGCCGACGACCTCATCTGCGCGTCTTGCGCCGCTCCAGcggacgctgcagcggcaagaGCCGcaaggcagccgcagcacgcatgacgacggcggtgacgacgcCCCACCGGTGGCGGTGAGCGCGCGTCGTGGACCGGCGTCAGCgggcgaggaagagagcggcggcTTTATCCCACCTAGGTCGCAGAaacagcagcgcggccgcggccgcgccgtGGATCGTGGCGGCTGCGGACGGGGTGacgggggtggcggtgctcgaggacgcggcggcgaaggcgggTTTCCTGGCGATCGTGGCGGCTTCCGCGGTCGcgcctctgcgtcgtccGCTTCCGCCTTCTCGTCTCGTGGCCGCGGGCGCGGCGGCTCTCCGTATTCCCCGCACCGCGGTGGGCATGATAGCAGTGCCTCTCACCATGGCGAGGAAGATCACGAtagcgacgaggaggcgggcTTCGATTCGAACGCAGCTAAGAGTGGCCCTCGCACCCACGTCATCACCACCGTAACTGCCAGCGGCACGGAGCTTCCGAAGAAGCTCAACACGAAGGTTTTCATCGATGGCCTGCCGTACACGTACGCCGCCGAGCCTGGGAAGCCCACGCTGGAAGAAGAGGTGCTACAGTTCGCGTCGGCGTGGAAGGTTGGCAAGCCGCTGCGTCTCATTAAGAAGCCTGGGCAGGGATTTGGCTTCCTCGTGCTTCAGTCCCCCAACAGCGtctccaccgccgtgcgGGTGCTGAATGGCCGCAAGTTCCTCGGCCGCACCCTCCGCGTTGAGGAGCCGAAGCCGAAGGACTTGGAAAAGATGAAGGACATTGGTGGGATGAAGGACATGGGGAAGGACAGCTTCAGGCGACAGGTGCTGCTCACAGACTTGGCCAAGGTGGCGCAGCCAGAGATCATCCGCGAGGTACTGCGCGACGTTGCCccgcagctggagaagaagcTGGAGGCGATTAAAATGACCTCGCAGAACCGCAAAGCCTTCCTGACCTtcgagacggaggcggaggtgacgCCGGCCATTACCTTCCTCGACGGCTTTCACCTCCTTGGGCGGCGTATCAGCGccacgaaggcggcggcgcccgGCTCGCTGCCCTACTCACACGGTGTCGTCAGGACGTCACACGGGGCTGGCGGGCTTGCTGGCAAGAGCACCGCGGCTGTCTCGCCCGCGGCCGGCGGGCCTGCGGTTGCGGAGGCtgatgacgacgaggagctcACCGTCATGCCGCTCGGCTTGGAGCCGGCCAAGGTGGCCTCTGCCGTGACCCGTCGCTGCGCACATGTCGAAAATGCGTCAGCTTCTGCCACCGGTGCGGCGAGTAACGTCACGGGGCGGACGGAGAAGTACAacctcctcgacgacggCCCCAAAGACATTTATGTGGGGAACGTCGGTGAGGATGTGacggaggcgatgctgcggcagcacttCGCGCCGTGCGGGGCAATCCGCAAGTGCGAGATCCTCGTGCACCCAGAGACGCACCTATCCATTGGTATTGCCCACATCGAGTTTGCGCTGCCAGCCTACGCTGCATATGCGCAGGAGCGCTATCACGGCTCGCGTCTACGCGGCTGCGTCCTTCGCGTGGATCGCGGCGAGACGGCAAGTGGGCCTCTTGTGGCGGAGTTGCCtccggaggaggcggaggaggactaTGACGAGGACGTTTACATGGAGCGCTACGGCGTGAAGGACAAAAGGAAGTACTTTAAGGGCACGTCGGTCGCGGCCGCGATGGGCGCTGACCCGAACGCGGACGATGATGaagacgacggcagcgacatTGAGGACGCGCTCACGGGACGCGCCAAGAACGCCTCGAGCAAGAAGAACGGCAAGCGCGAGCGTGGGGATgccaaggcggcggcacgggagccggcagcggcagcgaagcgccagcgcaccGAGGCTCCGGCATCAAGGGCCAAGCCAGCCATAGCCGTCGTGGCTGccaacgacaacgacgacgacgacgaggagcacTTCTTCGATGCGGATACCGTCGCGGTTGCAGGTGCCGGAGCCTCGTCTCGTGCCTCGGGGCAGAAGACGGTGAAAAAGATCGCTGCTGATAAGCGACGATCTGGCAAGGGCAACCATaagaaggcgaagaagcgGTGA